The Trichosurus vulpecula isolate mTriVul1 chromosome 3, mTriVul1.pri, whole genome shotgun sequence genome includes a window with the following:
- the LOC118841708 gene encoding serine protease inhibitor Kazal-type 12-like: MTSSRSSMILLCLTCTFLIVDAVSQGGYQAQCKQFQATAPGENIQCPNANKPVCGTNGQTYKNLCEFCKAAMEGNGQIGYKHDGKC; the protein is encoded by the exons ATGACTTCTTCACGTAGCTCAATGATTCTGCTCTGCTTGACCTGCACCTTCTTAATTGTGG ATGCTGTAAGTCAAGGCGGCTATCAG GCCCAGTGCAAACAATTCCAAGCAACAGCCCCAGGAGAAAACATTCAATGCCCCAATGCTAATAAACCAGTGTGTGGCACAAATGGCCAGACTTACAAGAACCTCTGTGAATTCTGCAAGGCAGCTAT GGAAGGGAATGGGCAGATTGGCTAcaaacatgatggaaaatgctaa